In the Silene latifolia isolate original U9 population chromosome 1, ASM4854445v1, whole genome shotgun sequence genome, AGTTACGTGTATGATGGTTTGATATATTGTGAATGTAAACATGAAATATTTTATTGTTGTTTGTCTTTGTTGTTACATTTTCAATCGGATCCATGGGGTATCCCCACATGCACCCACCCAGACCCATTAGGATCAGGTTTGAGTGTACGAAGTTCAGACCCTGACAGATATGGGTCGGGTATGGATTCATCGTAAAAATACAGGTATGGGTCTTATAGAACCCTACCTATACCCTACTCATCGACATCCCTAGTAAGAGAAAATAAAATGACTAGGTTATGATGGAGATTTGCCTTAATCACAATTTACTCTTGTGTGAAAATGGGTTGAATTTGGATTCCTTACCATTCCAAATTTGTAGGGCCGCCAAACATCAGAATTGGGCTTTTTCTTTAATTCAATTTCAAAGTGGAGTTCTCAAACGGGCCACTAATTGAAAGATTACAGTTTACCTtctactagtattggtgcccggcttcgcccgggctacctttacttaccattaattttttttttcattaaataaaattacttaaagttgcataactcataaatttatcattaatatatttttctatggcatatcctaaaattacgattaaataaattttgagacaaattcaccactcccgctattaatattttactcttattaatgaaacaatagtaataacatttaactacttgtccgtaatcattgttattttcactacttCCGCCGTAGTTATTGTTACTGCCATTACTGCCgcgttaatattgataatttcactactcccgcccattgttacttttactattaccgcattaatattgattatttcactactcccgttgtttctaccactttcactaatctcactgataatattgttacttttactattcaaatgagtgattactatcatataactatatccaatgttactacaattcttttttttattgacgaaattacttttactactcaggcatgcaattttaagaggattatatatttatataaatatattacgtatatgaattaaatcaaatcgaaagaatgatgcaatattatatattatggaatataacttgaattatttataacctacttatattatatttttgtacgttaaataattaatatctctatacatctaataaattataaagtttaataaaattgcataattttaaatttaatatatgaagtataattttatgatgataataattaatatcataagtgtgcatgtttatactaattaattattttatttaaaggaaattgaccatattctagtattctataaatatttaggaaaattaccaagcttattTCTTTTAGTCTCTTTGAAACTGGCCATCTTaatcaattattttattttaaggaaattgatcatgtttaggaaaattaccaagcttctatataatttaattttaacccaaactatataatatttgcattgagatcccttaatcgggtccatcacacggtgctagtgatttaaaactatatagtataattaatttgtataacttcctttaattacattgaagtcccttggtttctggaattaatatatagtattgataaacATAAGCAAACTAGCAAAGGTAGCCACAATTGTTGATCAAACATTCAATTGGTAGCCAGTTTCTTTTACGGAGTACTTTTTTTTATTACAATCTCTATAACCGTATGTAAACAAATTACATATGTAGACTAGTTTCATAAGATATCTTCAAATCATAAACAAATAATTTTACTTATGTTTAAAGTTTCACTTATAAATGTCGCCTCGATTGCAGATAATTACCGTAACTTTGTAACTATCTATTTCGAGATGTTTTTTTAAAATCTCTTTCTCAAGCGAAGTCAAATAACTGTTATACAACATTACAGGGAATTGAAAAAACATAACATAGACCAAACTCATGAGAACAACATTAGAGGGAGTTGAAAAATCATAGTCCAAACTCATCAGCAGAACATAATAGAACATTATTCACAAATTATCATAATTTAAGGCGGTACTATCCCTCTTAAATTTAAAATGGGTCAATTATAATCCactatattatttttctttataGGTTCTTATATATAGATAAGTGATATATATGTACTTGGCTCGTTTTATGTTTTAAGATGGATATTGTCATATTAAGGGATACTCGCTCTAGAACATTTTGGTAATTCCTTTGATCATAAGCTATGTACTAGATACGAACAAAAAGAGACACGTAGCCGACACTTTATTTGGTTAATTAAAACAAAGCAAAACACCAAATTAAAAGTCTAAATTCCTTTAACGAAAGCACATACAATTAGAGAGTAGGAAAAAAGTTGGTCACCTATTACAAACCACTTTGCTTGTTCCTTTCCTTGTACACTTCCTTTTAAATACCCTAAAACATTTCAACAAATAATCACAACtccataataataaaaaaaaaatctaattaCTACTCGTAAATTAAAACCCTATACAATTAATTATACTacaaaatgaaaatgattaagtTTGGTATAGTATTAGTAGCAATATGCTCAATGTATTCTATGACATTGGGTCAATCAGGCATAAGTAGTAGTTGCACTAACGTCTTGGTAACGTTATCGCCTTGCTTAAACTACATTACCGGAAACTCGACATCACCGTCGACAAGCTGCTGCACGCAGCTAGGAACGGTGGTAAAGAGCTCGCCGGAGTGTTTGTGTGAGGTGGTTAATAGTGGCGGTGGTAGTATGGCAGCTGGATTGAATATTAACCAAACTCAAGCGTTGTATCTTCCTAATGCTTGTAATGTTAAGACTCCTCCTCTTACCAGTTGTAGCAAAggtaatttatttaattaattaatttacggGTGCAGTTGAATTTGTATCTACAGCTCGCTTTTTTATTTAATTGTTCTTCgttgatgatttttttttgtttttgttttttgcagCTTCTGTATCTTCTCCATCACAATCTCCAGTGGGAACTTCTCCGACTACTACAACACCATCATCGGTTTCAAGTATGTAATCTAAACTATGTACGTAGTAATCTGACGATTAGACTAGTACTCTAGTAGTAGGAACGACATAGTTCTGAACCGGCCTTCTCACATAGCTGATCGAGCCAGCCACGGAGTCCTAAATTTTGGAAGGACATATCTGTATTTTAAGTGGACTAATTAATATATATCCATCAAAATACACGGATTTTCATTTATCACGCTTGCAAGCAAAAATAACTCGCTAAAATATTGGTCTATTAAGTCTAATAGTGAGCTAATTAAATATGTTGTTAAATAGAGCCTATACCACCATGATCTAGTCCTGGATCTTGCTCATTACCATCTCGACCGACTAAATATACAGCGAGCCATTATATCGTTACACACGTTAGTCAATTCTAAATTGTTTTCACTAATGTTGTGATGTCTTTCTCTTTGTAGCAGGTGGGTCTAAGACAACACCAACAACTCAAGGAGACTCGTCGGACGCAAGCATGTCAAAGTTGCCTTATTTTGCTCTTATAATGGCATTGTTATTCGTCGCATCTCATTCTCTAACGACTTTCACTTCCGTGTGAATGTGTGATTAATCTTCTTTGGGCCGTCTTGACTATATTTGGCCTTCTCTCCTTCATTTTCAAATCCCATTTTCTTGTCTGCGTTCTAGTGTCTTTGAATTTTATTCTATGTTGATAAGTTGAGATTATTATTTTGTGCCATAAATTATTTTTAGAGGAATTGTTGTGCCATATATTTGGGTTGTACTTTAATTTTAATATCTAGTTTCCAATAAATGATTGATATGCAATGTGAATTGTTACATTTCAAGCTTATGTAAAAAAAAGCTACATATACACGAGGTGTATGAGAAAACTATACACGACTAATGATTTCGCGCCACCTAGCTAACTTGAGTCAATCTCAAGTGGTTAATTAAGGCTTAATTAGATTGGTAGTTAAGTTGATAACCACATGTAGTTAACTTAATTTAGGGTAATTTTTTTCTTCTCTTGTTTTACATATTTataaccattattattattattattattattattattattattattattagttacaTTTTTCTTTTTTATCACTTATCCCTAATCAAACTCgattaattcaattaattaaaaatCAATTAACTCTAATTCAATTGAGTTATTTTGCTTAATTGAAATCCAATTTTTAGGGTTAACTTAATCGACTTTAAACAAAACTTAatcaaaatcaatcaatcaattataGTAACCCTAATTCAAAACGTAATCATTTAATCATAATTAAAGTCCATTAATTCGATTAACCCTAATTCGATTGATTCGTTTTGGTTAATCAAAAACGAATTTTTAGGGTTAACTTAATCGACTTTAACCATAACCGATCATTCGATTCTAGTAGCCCTAATTCAATACCTAATTACTTAATTCTAAATCATAACTtcatgaaaatcaaaattaaaatcaaaaTCAATTAGTTTTGTACTGGAAGCCCTAAATGTGCAGGTTTGATTTTACGTAGTTGGTGTAATTATGggggaaaaaggaaaaaaatgtgtcGTTAAGGTTCCAACACGGGTGGGGTAGTAAGCAACGTATTAGTGTTTACAAACATTCTCGTAACAAATTACACAAGGGGTAACAACACGTCTACATTTATATAACATGTCATCATTACATTCTACATTTTGAGCAAAAAACTCAGCGGATTTAAATTAATTCGGGTATTTGAAACTAATTTAACTTGAATGATTTAATCtgtttttattttataattattcaATTCGATGAAATTAGAGATTCATAATccttttattttaaattttcgtttttaaaaaatattttattagCTAGATTTTAGAAATTTATTTAAGAAAAAAAGTTTGGGGATATTAAAATTTTCCTTCTTCTCAAATTCCGTTTAAATATTCTAgaattttctttttttaaaaatattcAAAGATGACTATAGGAAATTCCGGTTTAGAAGTTCGTTGTTTTTGATATCTTTTCcatttttaaatttattttgtttttattttgtttcccTTCGAGTTGGCAATTATTGACACGACCCGAAaatacgacacgaacccgacacgaagttagTGGGTTAGAGTTGAGAggttgtgacccatttaagtaattgggttgacacggacacgacacaaAACTTAAATGGGTCGAGTTAGGGTTGAGCTCTTTTGACGCGAACCCGACACAAATTGTAACACCTCCTTCTTACCCGGCtgaggtaattgggagatgttaccatctcggtttgccgaggcggtgaatcggagatacaatcaagaaacatttattataaataataataagtttagtgatttacataaccataaatgaataaataaaagaatacaactcatgactactatctaTGTTATCTATCAACTGTCCAAGCACTCGACTCCAAGTTtgaagctcgtcccgtctcccgcatgataccaaaaaaaaaatgtactcaacttgctccccatatgatcggaaatatcatatggatcgacacaggccacccagaaaataggtgacaattacacagacacacaacacgtcagtttcaataaataataTAAGACACGACATGTTCCATGATACGTATGTCATGTTTTGAGAATGGTTgttactgatggggcatattctgcacccgctgaccgagtcaacatattgagcaaggtcaaagccaaaagacagcaagtcaacgtattagacagcctaaccgacgcagcctgtcggcctgtcacttgggtctcggtctcggcaattAGCCGGCcgagagacatatccgcgtactcacatccagccCCCTCGGCATGGaatcaaccaggccagccggcctgccatgggtcccccggccgagggtagaatagtcttttccacctgctagccacttggccactacgtgacaaaaggtgaaagtctataaatactccacttctctcattgagaaaaggatccgaaaactatcctaaaactcactaaataatctggtataaactcccttatctctctacaatatactttgccaagtaacatacaacttatctctttaagtttactgacttgagcgtcggagtgagtacgctcggtaccaagccgagccctcagtttgttcatcttaaacaggaaagagtaaaaggaagagtcaagcaacgacatcattcaacaagcttacgtggtcataatcctgctccggaattacacccggaacaattggcgccgtctgtgggaattagatactaaaagctagtcacctaccttacaaaaaaaaaaaaaaccattcaaagagctaagaagatgtcaaaacaacaagaagtaattgtgagtgacgaaaccgcattctaccaggatgacgcgttccctaattctgagatcgggcagtcccccaccggcctagtcattgagccggtgaagtacgggatgccaagagagccagaaacaccgctgccgaccggtcaagtcactatcatgggacatgtggtcgatgcggccaaattgaagctattcctggacctgatgggtggtacgccggtcacccctgtcacgacgacggtgacggcagcgcctccacaggtgaccagggcccataaagtaactccgaacaacttgaccggagtaatacagggagctgggcatgcaaggacgccggcgaagcccgtggtgccagtggtagaccaaagtccttcccccactcgcgggagaacagcgtcgccgcggcaccaagagaccacccccgaagaaatgaagaaagaagtccgactctccaaattcggacaacaagaagcccttcccgccacggggagagaagccggactaagggtgcgaggagccgatcgccgcgtgtcattcgacacgtggtcagacagcccctcagtgcctatgtccttgaagtcccggtgccgactaaactgaagctgccgcccctatcatacaaaggtgatagcgacccgaccgaccatgccgaggctttcgagtcgtacatgtcggtatgggagcagcctgatgaggtgtggtgccgagtcttcccaacgaccctc is a window encoding:
- the LOC141600605 gene encoding non-specific lipid transfer protein GPI-anchored 15-like isoform X1; amino-acid sequence: MKMIKFGIVLVAICSMYSMTLGQSGISSSCTNVLVTLSPCLNYITGNSTSPSTSCCTQLGTVVKSSPECLCEVVNSGGGSMAAGLNINQTQALYLPNACNVKTPPLTSCSKASVSSPSQSPVGTSPTTTTPSSVSTGGSKTTPTTQGDSSDASMSKLPYFALIMALLFVASHSLTTFTSV
- the LOC141600605 gene encoding non-specific lipid transfer protein GPI-anchored 15-like isoform X2, which codes for MKMIKFGIVLVAICSMYSMTLGQSGISSSCTNVLVTLSPCLNYITGNSTSPSTSCCTQLGTVVKSSPECLCEVVNSGGGSMAAGLNINQTQALYLPNACNVKTPPLTSCSKASVSSPSQSPVGTSPTTTTPSSVSSGSKTTPTTQGDSSDASMSKLPYFALIMALLFVASHSLTTFTSV